In the genome of Dermacentor variabilis isolate Ectoservices chromosome 5, ASM5094787v1, whole genome shotgun sequence, one region contains:
- the Alg10 gene encoding alpha-1,2-glucosyltransferase Alg10, with protein sequence MHLVVFAAILSAVLSSSVLVSLTVHHVQPKPYMDEIFHVPQAQNYCAFNVSHWDPMITTPPGLYLTSVLFLLPFGLVMNSEVCTLFVLRCCNIVLTLGNFYVSSLISIKLAGAAGSKARTKLVVSSSAMSLLPVLHFFTFLYYTDPGSVFFLQLMYLYSLFDRHYLAACFGAVAVLYRQTSVVWVFMVAACKTMEIAESTISASDYKLEDFSCAAARIAAEPMKQARLFSDFVMRVLNECLGYVVVGLSFVAFVLLNGSIVLGDKSSHQACAHFPQLGYFALFTLFHAAPHLVLPSILRGFCQSVLRRPFLYAAVTLTCVLSVQNFTYVHPYLLADNRHFPFYIWRRLLGRSELVRCCLVPCYIYAGYAMLHRLQHKKPLWQLLFFLCVVAATVPQKLLEFRYFVVPYLFFRLQLKDVKYWQVLLELFANILLNVVVLWLFLNRTFAWTGNPAVQRFMW encoded by the coding sequence ATGCATCTCGTCGTTTTCGCTGCAATTTTAAGTGCGGTGCTGTCCTCGTCAGTGCTAGTCTCTCTCACAGTGCATCATGTTCAACCGAAGCCTTATATGGACGAAATCTTCCACGTTCCGCAAGCGCAGAATTATTGCGCTTTCAACGTATCTCACTGGGATCCGATGATCACTACACCTCCGGGACTCTACCTGACATCGGTGCTGTTCCTGCTCCCCTTCGGGCTGGTTATGAACTCTGAAGTTTGCACGCTGTTTGTGTTGCGTTGCTGCAACATCGTTTTGACACTTGGAAACTTCTACGTTTCGTCGTTGATCTCGATCAAGCTCGCGGGTGCCGCCGGAAGCAAAGCCCGTACGAAGCTCGTCGTGTCGAGCTCTGCGATGTCTCTGCTGCCAGTGCTACATTTCTTCACATTTCTCTACTACACCGACCCGGGATCTGTATTCTTCCTGCAGCTCATGTACCTGTACTCCCTATTCGACCGTCACTACCTCGCTGCGTGCTTCGGAGCCGTAGCTGTGCTCTATCGACAAACCTCCGTAGTTTGGGTATTCATGGTCGCCGCCTGCAAAACCATGGAAATCGCCGAAAGTACAATTTCTGCGAGCGACTACAAATTGGAAGATTTTTCGTGCGCTGCCGCTAGAATCGCCGCTGAGCCAATGAAACAAGCGCGGCTGTTCTCTGACTTTGTGATGCGCGTGTTGAACGAGTGCTTGGGTTACGTTGTCGTCGGGCTGTCCTTTGTGGCGTTCGTGCTTCTCAACGGCAGCATCGTTCTGGGCGACAAATCTTCGCATCAGGCTTGCGCGCATTTTCCGCAGCTCGGTTACTTCGCACTTTTCACGCTGTTCCACGCTGCTCCGCATTTGGTGCTGCCCAGCATATTGAGAGGCTTCTGCCAAAGTGTTCTCCGGAGGCCATTCTTGTACGCCGCTGTTACTTTAACTTGCGTTCTCTCTGTGCAAAATTTTACCTACGTTCACCCTTATCTCCTTGCTGACAACAGGCACTTTCCCTTTTACATTTGGAGGCGGCTGTTAGGCAGGAGCGAGCTTGTCCGATGCTGTCTTGTGCCGTGTTACATCTACGCAGGCTACGCCATGTTACACCGGCTGCAACATAAAAAACCGCTATGGCaacttctgttctttttgtgcgtcGTCGCCGCTACAGTGCCTCAGAAATTGCTGGAGTTTCGTTACTTTGTTGTTCCGTATCTGTTCTTTCGGCTGCAGTTAAAAGATGTCAAGTATTGGCAAGTGCTTCTGGAACTTTTTGCCAATATTTTGCTAAATGTTGTCGTGCTGTGGCTGTTTCTAAACCGTACGTTCGCGTGGACAGGTAACCCGGCCGTTCAGAGGTTCATGTGGTGA